tggtattttttattctaaaatcaatgtgcatgcatcctacaagtattccatacttgtgtgcacaaatttagggagatGTTActttacaagttggatgctttgagactaacaccttttcaagctaatcatgtgtgtagtagtctcattgcaaggaaaatggagtctccggagttaagcatcatacttcaaatatccaccacctattgcaagtggtataaatcaaattagtttccacatgtggtatttctaatcCAATATCATTATGTTGacttcactttggtatttatatgatTTCTCCatccattatatagattaaacttccttgagcattaatttaccaattatgcataaactacattctccatcatatgtatacatatgtttaggggagcttagtctatataatgtgagccaaattttatgacctattccactccacatacaaaggatcacaaagtttgactgtcccttgtgctactaatgtcttccttttcgatgtttgatttcaaagggggagaatttgtaggaccaaaagtaagctcgatcataataatttacaagtggtaataataataatttacaagcggtaatggtccgagaaggggaggatagtggattatggagttagggagagacttaaatccataatgtcacatggggacatttgcaagggcaagataagttttcaaagatgtttacatgtggtatcttttagcatcatataatcttgcgatttgcattgcatcctaataagtacatagtttttaaattctaaaatgtttattatttgcttgttttggtcatgttgtcatcaatcataaaaaggagattgtaagaaaaatggaccccaGACccttttactttggattttggtgtttaatgaccaacacaatcaaattggactaatgaatttataagTAATTGCTTTGtaattcaatagggtgcaagacgtgactgaCGAAGACGACATGATGATTCGACGATCAACATCACAAGTAAGACCCTAGAAGCAAAAGAGAAGACAATCTTTCGGTTCATGATGATCCTCGGCAGATATGATTCAGGATTAATGATAGTCGGTTCATATAAGGCGCAATCATCATTGCCTGTCCGACAATCTTTCCATCCAAGCTTTCCATTTGAAAGTGGAGAATCAAGAATTTACGAGAGCGCAAGCGCCTTGTCGCTGGCCACATTCGCATCGCTCCTCATTGAGTTTGTTGCCCGGCTCCAGAATCTTGTTGATGCATTTGAGGAGTTGAGTGACAAAGCTAACTTCAAGGACCCTGTGGAGGAACCTTCGACAATCAGCAGGGAGCCTCCTGGGGTTTTAGCTAGAATACATGACTTTTTCCGGTTGAAGTGACGCAGATGATTAAAAAAAACACCCAGTattgaatggatggtcaaatgtGTACAGTAGCCAACTTAGGTCGAAAATGTTCATAATGTAACTAATCTACAAAAACTCCATGTAGAGGAGACAGTGTATATACATAATACAAGTGTACAACACAGTATACACATTACAGACGAGTAACACAGAGTGGGGGATTTCGGACAGTTCCCATGGAACGATATACCATACACAACGGCAGGTTCTACTTAATAACGAATTCTAGAATACCAACGGCGTTCACAATTTAAGCTTTACACATGTATTATTGCCAGCGGGGATGCTCGTCAGAGGAAGAAGGGAAAGCCCTTTTGTGATTGCGGTTTGGTGCAGTCTGAATTTGCCCATCCAATCTGCCTCCGTTGATTGTCATACACAACTAACTTGGCGCGCAGAGAAACATCTACAGAAAACAGAAAGGTTTTGGTTGAAGTTTGGCAATATAAACACATTTTCGCTATACTGCTGGGTTTATTCAATGGGTAACACTAAAATCCAAGTGTTAAAATGAAAGGATTGAAGTAGGTCATTTATACCTCCCACTATGATAGTTGACCCATGATTAATCTCTGTCCCATTGAGAAGCCCAAGACAGACATTTCCTTTATCCTGGAAAAGGTCCACCAAGAAAAAGAACATATATACATAAATGTCACCATATGACTCAGCTTAGAAATGTTGACATATATATGATAGAAGAATAAACAGTAATCTAGGATGTGAATGCCAAAAGAAACTCACACTAATAATCAAGTAATCCTCAGGAGAAATAGTGAATGTTTTAGACATGAAAAGCCATTTCTTCCCAAAGTGAAGGTTCAAGGGCTTGAAGAACTGCTTGACATCTTCCAGATACCTAGCGAAGAAAGTAATGTTAAGGACAGGTAGTCTATCTAGTGGCATAGTTGCCTGATCAACTCCCTCTCTAAAGAGACAGTACTAATAGTTCCATTATTATTTTACCTCACAGGGAAATCAGCTTTCCAGCATAAAGGTAATGTCTGATCTGAGCTGTCTTGGACAAAGCCCGGAGACGCATATTTGATCTGTGAACAAAAGAAAGTTAGCAAGCTGATTTTGAATATTCATCCCAATGAACAAGCGCTAGCAATACTCACTGCTGCAACAAGGTTTTCATATATTTCATTTGGGAGGTACGTATAGGAGCTTCCACTGTCAAAAATTGCTTGAACAGTGTTTCCTGCCTGCTCACGCACCCGGAGCTGCTGATCCCCATATGTTACATGGTAGGCTTCTGTGTGATATAAGTTACTGGAAATttggagaaaagaaaagagaaaaggtcATGACTAACGAGTAACGAAAGAAAATGGGATAAACTTTTCTATGATCTTTTAGGATAGTTGCAACAAAAGACAAGGCAATTCAGCCAAAATATATGATCCAAAAGGGAGATGGCAATACATGCAATTACATTTTCAAAGAAACATGATAAGACTTACTCTGGACCACTTCGGATAGAAGTCCATGTTATTCCCCATCTAGGTACATAATCATCTCCCAGAAACATATATCCTTTACCACCTTGCTCTCTAGGGAAACAATGGCCGACAATGTTGGAAATAATCCCGTGACTTGCCAGCTGACTGGGAAGGCTTATCGCCGCATTGCTAAGTCCAAGGATCCCATCGGTCTTTGCTGGTGAGGACAAAAGCTGGCCTTGCTGATCATATGCACACCTAGACCATAGACAGCAAAAGTTAAATGATCTGACATCATACTTTTCCAATACATCATACATATAAAAGAGATCTGCTTCTGAAAGGTTTGGACATACCCAAAGACAAAATCTAGTTTTTCCCTTCCACCATTGGTTGCGATCAGATGCATATCATCCCTTGCAAGGACACCCATTGAGGAGCTTTGGTCTGCGTATTCAATTTCATAGTCACACTGCTTGCAGGTTTCACAGTAGTTCTGGTTGCCTTGCAATTCTTGGCATAACAAATCTCTAGGAGGGACAATCTTTTCTTTTGTTGGCTTATATAAAGGATGTGGTCCCTGAAATTGTCACACATGTTCATCAGAGAGCCATACAATGAAAGAGCAACAATGAGGCTAATAGCGAGTAAAACTAAGATAACCATATTGTTTCTTACTAATGAGGTACCCAAAATAGCGAATGGAAATCCTAGAGTCGCTTAGGAAAAAGTTGCCATTATAAGTAGAATGGAAATTGCTGTTATTCGATTGCATACCTTTGCGCAGTTTGTACATGGTGCATCACACTGGATCCACGTCAAGTCACTTCCAGTATCAACATCAAGAAAGTATGGTCTTGGAGGGTTCCCAACAAAGATAGATGTATAATACTGGCTGCAGTTTTAATAAGATAGAATTAGCTTCAATGGAACAAGAATGAAATGTCACATATATCATCCTTTACATTGTCCACAGGCACATAAAAATGAAGAAAAGTGGATAAGATATGAATATCGATTAATACTGGATATTCTGACCTCAATAGTAGTCGGCACGCAAAAGGCCTGCTTTTATGAATACTCAACGGGTCACAAGTCATAAACACACATACAGCGAAACTAAGTCCATTCCAAAACCTAttaagggtgcgtttagatccaaaaaattttggattttggctcactgtagcatttcgtttgtatttggtaattagtgtctaattatggactaattaggttcaaaagtttcgtctcgcgatttctcgaccaactgtgtaattagtttttttttcgtctacatttagtactccatgcatgtgccgcaagattcgatgtgacagttactatgcaaaattttttggcaactaaacgaggcctaaatGATTGTATACAAATAAACACCTGTACAACAAGCTTAGACGAACCTAGGCCTATCAGAAGAAACATAAAGACTTGTAATTCCATGACAATCACCATACTTCAAAAACCGCATTTGGTCATATTAGTAATAAACAAATAAATATAGCAACATGTCTACCCAATTTGGTCACATTGGGATCCAGGAAATTCCCCAAAATCTAATCCATCCAAGCTATGGTCCCTTTCAAGACTACTCTATCGACTCAAATCACAAATGAGCCGCTATTAGAGTTGAAATCAGATGGAATGCCTGCGCGATTGTTTGCGTACCCATCGGGGAAGACATTGCCCTTGATCGGGAGCAACGCCGTGGAATTGGTCCCGGCCGCGGCCGCCTTCGCGACCTCCATCTTGTTCCTCGCCTTCCTTCCGCCGTCATCGACCTTCCTGGCGGCGAGCTTGACGTCCCCGAACTCCCGCAGGGCGCGGCCCTGACGCGCCTTGGGGAAGAGCGGCAGCAGGAAGGACCTGGTCTCGTTCCGCTCCTTCTGCGCCTCCTCCTGCTCCATCCCCAGGAACTGCACGGCCACGTCCGAGTAGAAGCAGTAGTAGGCGGCGACCGCGATCGCGCCCAgcacgagcgccgccgccgccacgcgccGCGTCGAGAGCACCCGCCTCGGGCGCCGCCTGACCCCCGTCGCCGCCGGGTACCCCATCACCGGATCCGGGGGCGGGGGAGGGGGCGGGGCGTCGTCGGTGTAGGTGAAGGCGGTGATGGTCTTGCCCTTGGAGGGCTGGTCCGAGGGAGGGAACGTGATGATGACCACCCCGTggagctgcggctgcggctgctgctgctcccccgcCGGGGGAGGAGGCGGCGCCATCTCCGGCAAGATCGCGGCGCCGCTCTCCGGGGAGGCGTGGCGGGGGGTCAGAGGATGCGGCGGGGGCGAGCCATCGGAGGCGAGTGAAGAGGAGGAGGGCGGAAACCGGGGGCAAAGGGGACTAGGGATGGAGAGGGTAGTGGGCCcgggttggtggtggtggttttGGAGCTCGGCGCCCCCATTGACTTGACGTAGTCTCGACGCAGGGCAGGGGTAGAACCGGGAGTTTCGGCAGGGCTGTTTTTGTTTGTTCAACGCTGCCGCAAGTGTATAACGTTAGCCAGTAGCCACATGGATAAGCTTGCGCTTGAAAACAACCTTTGGCGGAAATTCCATGGAGCAGTGATAGTATAATGCGATTGTGGCCTTGTTTAAACGGGGTAGTTTTTGGTGTCACATCACGTGTCATGTAAGGGTATCGTATGTGGTGTTTGGatgctaataaaaaaaataaattatagaatccgtcagtaatccgcgagacgaatttattaaatctaattaatccgtcattagcacatgtattactgtaacaccacattgtcaaatcatggactacttaagcttaaaagattcgtctcgcaaattagtcgtaaactgtgcaattagttattttttagtctatatttaatattccatacgtgtgtccaaatattcgataagATAAGGAGTAAACTTTAGAAGGACGAACTAAACAAGGctattagaaaaaaaaacatctatGGCAATAATTTAATATCAAAGGGACTACACAAAGGCTTTAGGTCATGGGCTACATTGGTGGCAATGGGAAATAAAAATGATTGAATTAGGttcttgtcgatgcgggacccacaggatacctcgcaagggagagagaagatctagtccaactaggattcttcccatgtaatcttagtagtagaactattaagtaatcctactaggaaatctcattgtaaaccgactaggactctggcctcctgactatataaaggagggcagggctcctgagagaaagGGACAACAATggtacaacacaacacatcacgatcaatccaacacaaaggctaacgctgactggacgtaaggttattactcgatctacaatcgagggcctgaaccaggataaatcgactgtctcttgcgttaaccatcgagttcagcatacgtcgaagcccgaacatactgccccgggtactcccgtggcaggctatcggtggtaaaacatcgacagctgcgCGCGCCGGGTAGGGGCTTTCATTgattttgcatccgagagctcgatgaacctcgacaacataatcttcccgacgggatcaactttcatctttggcaTATGGATCTGCGAGgtagacaacaacggcaagcttcagggccatctcctcaaagatccagatcatcataaagaaatTCCTATTTTaacaactacaacggatcagctcaccagaagattcgcgtagctcatagtgtccgattcaaatcagatttcacggccactcgtatccgattcgaattcaagctccaaggcgaagttttatccgagtgctttcaagaaaccgagttctttttggcaagattctaaagcacaacccaaaacaactcggattgcccttagagttctttcaagaagtcgagttcttttctatttgggctcgacaacatggcaaaatcctatcagggacagttcgaaagatctttcaatccaagattcgggataccactgataggagctcaggagggtctcgtgctaacaataacatcgcaagactgtatcatccactggccaggttccgttcctgaaggtagcggaacccaactagttggcacaacaacaacagttattctaccttaccaagaaggagactcgatctacgacaccgaggcatctactaaagttatcagcgactccgacagcatgaaaactaatgcCAAAAACGGAACGACTCACGcatgagaagtgctcatggtttgacatcctcggtcaccattaaattccccgaaagcacccgatgtcagatcatcagatgaatcagaatccaacatatcaccctttgccccgggctacgatggagaaaccgaaagtcagaaacaagctagagaaagaaaaaacaagttgaagcaagggcgccaacaccgtgctaggcagcgtagggaagcttggatcagatatgagtcagaattggctgagtacgataaaagaaaatcgcaacgagaaggcaaaggaagacgcacggcaaatacgccttacgataagattcgagaagcattagaagaaatcggagcaacttcacatcccggtgagaggtatgaacagctccaggacttgctccgatcggcgatcccgaaaacgcatgaagagagaactcgatcaagactacccgccagatcaaccaCCCGCCggaaagaagatcaaaatcaaaggaaatctgctTTTGAAAGACTTGGGCTAGGTGAAAGCCATAAtagaggaagtaggaaggaacataatcaaggccaccgatttgaacaaccaaggaagaccaggagtagggtgcctacccagacaacctcgcaagattattcccatcaaaacgatAGTTGGCCaaaagaaggtgccgaatccgaattcaaagaaaccagaacacacgacagattcccctgtttcgcgaacaggcttgcattggtacgattacctcacaaattcaaaccgtctaaccactccaagtatgatggcaaaactgaaccaaggcaatggctcagaatatattcacaatcaattgaactagccagaggagacgacgatatcaaaaccctattctttcccatggcactagaagccatgcccctccaatggttcgacaaactgaatctaggatctatcagaaattgagaggatttgcaaagagctttttgtgagaatttcgcaagaatcattacacacccaatcactcatgtagaactaaaaggactcaagcaaaagggaggtgaaagcctCAGAAATtattatcgacgattcggcgaactacgagctcaagtgcatgacataaccgatcgagaagtaattgaagctttctctcacggaatcatggctaggtggcagtttcaagacttctgcaaagaaaatccgagaaacaacaaagaattcagacgaacagtagaaaagatgattactaaagaagaaaaaacacgagagaggttcccagacagaaacaaccaggacaacttggacaggcaaaatcaccgaaatagcagacatcaagaaagaaaacgtagaccagacaatactgtggcaacggccgacaaatcaaagaagttttccaaacccagaaaatatgatgacattgaaaacatacgttgcccattgcaccctaatgggaggcacaccatcggaaattgctacacttttaatgatcgatacacaagaaaagatagtaagaaaAACACCAAAGAGGATAGTCAGAAAAGAgaggaagacaaccacgaggacaaaggattccaaaaacccaggggaacggtagcagtgatcttctcaggagCTCCGGAttgtagaagcaaacatcaagaaaaattagcactacggaccattatgactacagaaccggctacaccaagatacctcaattggtcacagtatcctatccaatttaccaaagaagaccaatggactagcgtgggaaatgcaggccattatccactggttctagatccaactattgctggtatgaccgtcaccaaagtactaatcgatggaggagctggactcaacatcatcttttcagaaactctaaggaaaatgggactacaactcgccgggatgatcacgccaacaagcacacctttttatggaatagtacctggcaaagcagccatgccactcggacaaattactttacccgttacttttgaaactccttcaaactactgaacagagtttatcaaatttgaggtcgccgacttcgatttgtcatatcatgcaatcctcagacgtccagcactggccaaattcatggcaataccacattatccgtacttactgcttaagatacCAGGACCCAAcgatatcctttctcttcgaaacgatttgaagcgtgcttttgactgtgacgtttaggcgatccaaattgcagctaaggcacaagccgacaatggaagaaaagaaatagccgcaatcgctgcagagacaagccaagaagaattagaaatactggctaaaaagcccagcatcatcgcaccaccaaaagaagccgacgtcaagcaaatcgacttaggcacaggcgatacctccaagacagtaaccatcagtgctcacctctcggcaaaataggaactcgcgctcaccaactttcttcgggacaacaaagatattttcgTTTGGAAGCCatccgacatgccaggagtcccaagggagttggctgagcacagaattgatgttaatgaaagctccaagcctgtaaagcaacggctacgatgattctcacccgacaaaaaggcagcaattaaaaaggaaataacaaaactgatggtagccgaattcatcagagaaatccttcatccagactggctagcaaacccggtccttgtgtagaagaaaaacacggatgagtggcgcatgtgcgtcgactacatagatctcaacaaacattgcccaaaagatccgttcgggctaccacgcattgaccagataatTGACTCAACGGCAGGATCTgcattattatcttttctcgattgctattcagggtatcaccagatcgcactaaaagaacaagaccagagcaagacatctttcatcaccccgtttggtgcctactgctataagaccatgtcgtttggactaaagaacgctggcgccacataccaaagagctatccaaacttgccttaggaatcaaatcggtgaaaatgtggaggcatacgtggacgatgtagtggtaaaaacaaagaacccagacaccctgattgaagatttaaggcaaaccttcgaaaacttgaagagatggagatggaaattgaacccaaacaaatgtgtatttggagttccctcaggacaactactcggatttttggtcagtcagcatgGGATCGAAGCCagtaccaagcaaattcgagctataacaaaaatgggcccacctagaagtgtcaaagatgtgcagaaactaacaggatgcatggcggccctcaaccgcttcatatcaagactcggcgaaaaggggttacctttctttaaactactaaagaagacagacaagttcgag
The sequence above is drawn from the Miscanthus floridulus cultivar M001 chromosome 15, ASM1932011v1, whole genome shotgun sequence genome and encodes:
- the LOC136506704 gene encoding aspartyl protease APCB1-like, whose protein sequence is MAPPPPPAGEQQQPQPQLHGVVIITFPPSDQPSKGKTITAFTYTDDAPPPPPPPDPVMGYPAATGVRRRPRRVLSTRRVAAAALVLGAIAVAAYYCFYSDVAVQFLGMEQEEAQKERNETRSFLLPLFPKARQGRALREFGDVKLAARKVDDGGRKARNKMEVAKAAAAGTNSTALLPIKGNVFPDGQYYTSIFVGNPPRPYFLDVDTGSDLTWIQCDAPCTNCAKGPHPLYKPTKEKIVPPRDLLCQELQGNQNYCETCKQCDYEIEYADQSSSMGVLARDDMHLIATNGGREKLDFVFGCAYDQQGQLLSSPAKTDGILGLSNAAISLPSQLASHGIISNIVGHCFPREQGGKGYMFLGDDYVPRWGITWTSIRSGPDNLYHTEAYHVTYGDQQLRVREQAGNTVQAIFDSGSSYTYLPNEIYENLVAAIKYASPGFVQDSSDQTLPLCWKADFPVRYLEDVKQFFKPLNLHFGKKWLFMSKTFTISPEDYLIISDKGNVCLGLLNGTEINHGSTIIVGDVSLRAKLVVYDNQRRQIGWANSDCTKPQSQKGFPFFL